A genomic segment from Deltaproteobacteria bacterium encodes:
- a CDS encoding alpha-amlyase, with amino-acid sequence MLQLNIAFLWHMHQPLYLDPARDCFAMPWVRLHAVKSYSDMIACLDSRPEAKVTFNLVPSLLLQIQYYLQGKTDDFMELSRRPAADLSPSDQEFILTHFFSCQWPTMVEPNKRYLQLLELRGRDFGPSFTSQVRKKFSTQDYLDLQVWFNLAWIGFSSRNHPLISSLFQKGRLFSEEEKMDLLDFHLELMKGLIPRYSSKWIEGQIEISTSPFYHPILPLLIDTDLGRRPRPETRLPLRFTYPEDARAQLDKGRRYCREILGKTPAGLWPSEGSVAPELIPLIEEAGFSWTATDEAILYNSLEKTEPHSLFQPYKVEISGSRTDMVFRHHKLSDLIGFVYQKNPAQYAINDFVSKLKEICIGLQKMDRSPFVAIILDGENPWEYYRDGGESFLTGLYDAIITEPMLELVTIGQYLENNPPTSTLSGLYTGSWINHDFGIWIGGEEENRAWETLGRARNAIDDAKKRGNITEEALNMAMESVFAAEGSDWFWWYGDKFETDYAYGFDHLFRAHLKKVYKGLNMTVPDELLSPIRTPSPVIPAVEPTCFIHPVIDGHLSYYWEWRGAGSLTLGGQGGAMHSGESSLAEIAYGFDLERLYLRIDPRDKGFDAWDPGLVLRIIVSSKATITIELIPSRSASALNKRFRLLKNGRAFDTNETGVKCAVNEVAEVAIPFALLGSNPKDKLTFFVETEKNELVLDRWPREGYIVLHAPDEDFERRLWLI; translated from the coding sequence ATGCTGCAATTAAATATTGCTTTCCTTTGGCACATGCATCAGCCCCTGTATCTTGACCCGGCAAGGGATTGCTTTGCGATGCCCTGGGTCAGGCTCCATGCCGTCAAGTCATACTCTGACATGATAGCATGTCTGGACTCCAGGCCTGAGGCAAAAGTAACTTTTAATCTTGTTCCATCTCTTCTTCTGCAAATCCAGTATTACTTACAGGGCAAAACCGACGATTTCATGGAATTGAGCCGCCGTCCCGCCGCCGACCTCTCCCCTTCAGATCAGGAGTTCATCCTGACACATTTTTTCAGCTGTCAATGGCCTACTATGGTGGAACCCAACAAGAGATACCTGCAGCTGCTGGAGTTGCGCGGAAGGGACTTTGGTCCATCTTTTACCTCACAAGTGAGAAAAAAATTTTCGACTCAGGACTATTTAGACCTTCAGGTCTGGTTTAATCTCGCCTGGATAGGTTTTTCCTCAAGAAATCATCCTTTGATAAGTTCTCTTTTTCAGAAAGGACGGTTGTTCAGCGAAGAAGAAAAGATGGATCTCCTTGACTTCCATCTTGAACTCATGAAAGGGCTCATTCCCCGTTATAGTTCAAAATGGATCGAAGGACAGATAGAGATCAGTACCAGCCCATTCTATCATCCCATTCTTCCCCTGCTTATCGATACGGATCTCGGGAGAAGGCCCAGACCGGAGACCAGACTCCCTCTGCGATTTACATATCCGGAAGATGCCAGGGCACAACTGGATAAAGGCAGGCGCTATTGCAGAGAGATCTTAGGGAAAACCCCTGCAGGACTCTGGCCATCGGAAGGTTCCGTTGCCCCTGAGCTTATCCCTCTCATAGAAGAAGCCGGGTTTTCCTGGACGGCAACAGACGAAGCCATCCTGTACAATTCACTTGAAAAAACCGAACCTCATAGCCTGTTTCAGCCTTATAAAGTGGAAATAAGCGGCAGCCGCACAGACATGGTCTTTCGGCACCATAAGCTTTCAGATCTGATAGGTTTCGTTTACCAGAAAAACCCCGCTCAGTATGCAATAAATGATTTTGTCTCAAAGCTGAAAGAGATCTGCATCGGCCTTCAGAAAATGGATCGTTCCCCTTTTGTTGCCATAATTCTGGATGGAGAAAATCCCTGGGAGTATTATCGGGACGGTGGGGAATCCTTCTTGACAGGCCTATATGATGCAATTATCACGGAACCAATGCTTGAACTCGTGACCATTGGTCAATATCTGGAAAATAATCCACCGACGAGTACCCTGTCAGGGCTGTATACAGGCTCTTGGATAAACCATGATTTCGGCATCTGGATAGGCGGTGAGGAAGAAAACCGTGCATGGGAAACCCTTGGTCGTGCGAGAAATGCTATCGACGATGCCAAAAAACGGGGAAACATAACTGAAGAGGCCTTGAATATGGCCATGGAATCCGTTTTTGCCGCTGAAGGCAGTGACTGGTTCTGGTGGTATGGAGACAAATTTGAGACTGATTATGCCTATGGATTTGACCACCTCTTCCGGGCCCATCTCAAAAAGGTCTATAAGGGTCTTAATATGACAGTTCCTGATGAACTGCTGAGCCCGATAAGGACTCCAAGTCCGGTGATACCTGCTGTTGAACCAACTTGTTTTATACATCCCGTAATTGATGGGCATTTGAGCTATTATTGGGAATGGAGGGGTGCGGGATCACTGACCTTGGGAGGCCAGGGGGGAGCTATGCACTCCGGGGAGAGCTCTCTGGCAGAGATTGCCTATGGATTTGACCTTGAACGGCTCTACCTGAGGATAGATCCCAGAGATAAGGGCTTTGATGCATGGGATCCGGGTCTCGTCCTCAGGATAATCGTCTCATCCAAGGCTACAATAACTATCGAACTGATTCCCAGCCGATCTGCCAGTGCCCTTAATAAAAGATTCAGGCTTTTAAAAAATGGGAGGGCCTTCGATACCAACGAAACAGGTGTAAAGTGTGCCGTAAATGAGGTGGCGGAAGTGGCAATACCTTTTGCACTCCTGGGATCCAACCCCAAAGATAAATTAACTTTTTTTGTTGAAACAGAAAAAAATGAATTGGTACTGGATAGATGGCCTCGGGAGGGCTATATAGTGCTCCATGCACCTGATGAGGACTTTGAACGCAGGCTCTGGCTGATTTGA
- the dksA gene encoding RNA polymerase-binding protein DksA: MEQAQLEYFRSLLQKKLDDLLGEADKTLEEMTDMNDRFPDPTDRASVESNRSFELRIRDRERKLIKKINNALDRIEEGTYGICEDCGREIRAERLKARPVTTRCIECKSRQEREEKARGL, translated from the coding sequence ATGGAACAGGCCCAACTGGAATATTTTCGCAGCCTACTCCAGAAAAAACTCGATGATCTTTTGGGAGAAGCGGACAAGACACTGGAAGAGATGACCGACATGAATGACCGCTTTCCTGATCCAACAGATCGGGCATCCGTAGAGTCTAATCGTAGTTTTGAGCTGCGTATCAGAGACAGAGAGAGAAAACTCATAAAAAAGATCAATAACGCCCTGGACAGGATCGAAGAAGGGACTTATGGCATTTGTGAAGATTGTGGCAGAGAGATAAGGGCTGAGCGACTAAAGGCCAGACCTGTCACAACGCGTTGCATTGAGTGCAAGTCCAGGCAGGAAAGGGAGGAGAAGGCCAGAGGCCTATAA
- the moaC gene encoding cyclic pyranopterin monophosphate synthase MoaC produces the protein MKDSLSHLNRKGQAHMVDVSPKPLTQREAVASGRIIIGPDALNLLIESKISKGDVLAVARIAGIMAAKKVQTLIPLCHPLNLQQVEIDFTPDSEKNAIEILARAKAKGATGVEMEALTAVSVAALTIYDMCKSAEKNITIEKVRLEYKTGGKSGTWKRKF, from the coding sequence ATAAAGGATTCTCTTTCTCACCTGAACAGGAAGGGTCAAGCCCATATGGTGGACGTAAGTCCAAAACCTTTGACCCAAAGGGAAGCGGTTGCTTCGGGACGGATAATAATAGGACCTGATGCCCTTAATCTTCTTATTGAGAGTAAGATTTCTAAAGGCGATGTTCTGGCCGTGGCCAGGATAGCAGGAATCATGGCTGCCAAAAAGGTGCAGACCCTGATTCCCCTTTGTCATCCTCTGAATTTGCAACAAGTAGAGATCGACTTTACTCCCGATTCAGAGAAAAATGCCATAGAGATTTTGGCGCGGGCAAAGGCAAAAGGCGCTACCGGCGTAGAAATGGAAGCACTAACAGCGGTTTCGGTTGCTGCTCTGACCATTTACGATATGTGCAAGTCTGCGGAGAAGAATATAACTATTGAAAAAGTGCGATTGGAATATAAGACCGGCGGAAAGAGCGGGACCTGGAAGAGAAAATTCTAA
- the dnaJ gene encoding molecular chaperone DnaJ, producing MKRDYYEILGVSRDCSSEELKKAYRKLALKYHPDKNQGDKKAEERFKEAAEAYEVLRDPQKRQTYDLYGHEGIAGTGFRGFSGHQDIFSTFGDLFEDLFGFSAAHRRQDAYMGPEAGADLRYDLDISFEDAARGAETEIEIVRLESCSICHGTGMAPGSHPATCPTCHGRGQIIRSEGFFRISSTCPHCSGSGTIITNPCKTCQGKGRVRERHKVKVRIPAGVDTGSRLRLRREGEAGLRNGPRGDLYVVIHVKPHDLFERRGNDIYLRLPISIVQAALGDEIEVSTLDGPRNLKIPAGTQTGEHFRLKGLGVPDLRGFGAGDQVVEVAVVTPTSLTERQCALLREFADIEKEKKGGGFFRKLFRRSEVHGHPGQEKTS from the coding sequence ATGAAAAGAGACTACTACGAGATTTTGGGGGTCTCCAGGGACTGCTCATCTGAAGAACTGAAAAAGGCCTACCGGAAGCTGGCTCTAAAATACCATCCTGATAAAAATCAGGGTGATAAAAAGGCAGAGGAACGTTTCAAAGAGGCGGCGGAGGCCTACGAAGTGCTCAGAGACCCCCAAAAAAGGCAAACTTATGACCTTTACGGCCACGAAGGAATAGCCGGGACAGGCTTCAGGGGTTTTTCAGGGCACCAAGACATATTCAGCACCTTTGGCGACCTGTTTGAAGATCTGTTTGGTTTCTCTGCTGCTCACCGGAGACAAGATGCATATATGGGGCCGGAGGCAGGAGCAGATCTTAGATACGACCTTGATATTTCCTTTGAAGATGCTGCCAGGGGTGCGGAGACTGAAATCGAGATCGTTCGTCTTGAGTCCTGTTCCATCTGCCATGGAACGGGCATGGCCCCAGGAAGCCATCCTGCTACCTGTCCCACTTGCCATGGAAGGGGTCAAATAATAAGGTCGGAAGGCTTCTTCAGGATCTCCTCTACCTGTCCTCACTGTTCCGGAAGCGGAACAATTATCACAAATCCTTGCAAGACCTGCCAAGGCAAAGGCAGGGTCCGGGAGAGGCACAAGGTGAAGGTGCGTATTCCCGCAGGTGTAGATACAGGCTCAAGACTGCGCCTCAGGAGGGAGGGTGAAGCCGGTCTCAGGAATGGGCCAAGGGGGGATCTCTACGTAGTAATACACGTAAAACCCCACGACCTTTTCGAACGTCGCGGCAATGACATATATCTCCGCCTCCCTATTTCTATTGTCCAGGCGGCCCTGGGAGACGAAATTGAAGTATCCACCCTGGATGGACCCCGCAACTTAAAAATTCCAGCAGGGACCCAGACAGGAGAACACTTCAGGCTGAAAGGACTTGGCGTTCCTGATCTTAGAGGATTTGGGGCCGGGGATCAGGTAGTGGAAGTTGCTGTTGTAACACCAACCAGCTTAACGGAACGTCAATGTGCCCTGCTTCGGGAATTCGCAGATATCGAAAAAGAAAAAAAAGGAGGAGGCTTCTTTCGTAAACTGTTTAGGCGATCCGAAGTACATGGACACCCCGGTCAGGAGAAGACGTCTTGA
- a CDS encoding DNA-directed RNA polymerase subunit omega, whose translation MARITVEDCLENVPSRFALVHLAIERVKRLRKGARPLVKCKNREIVLALREIAQGKVKFENLEELAREAEEQRIFQALQTDINQTN comes from the coding sequence ATGGCGAGAATAACAGTAGAAGATTGCCTGGAAAATGTACCTAGCCGTTTTGCATTGGTTCATCTTGCGATCGAGAGGGTGAAGCGATTGCGCAAGGGGGCCCGGCCCCTGGTCAAATGCAAAAACAGGGAAATAGTTCTGGCATTGAGGGAAATTGCTCAAGGTAAAGTAAAATTTGAAAACCTGGAGGAATTGGCCCGGGAGGCAGAGGAACAACGAATTTTCCAGGCCTTGCAGACAGATATCAACCAGACAAATTGA